CGTGCGGCAGTATAACGACCAGGTCGAGCGGGACTTTGCTCTGCACGCGGATGTGCTTGTTCTCGGCATCGTCAACAACGGCGGCGTGGTCAACACCACCAGCCTTTCGCGTATTGCCGGGCTGACACACGAAATCCAGAAAATTTCGGGTGTGATCTCGCGGGATGTGACGAGTTTCTCCACCATAGACAATATCAACGTCCGCGAGGGGAATTTAATCGTGCGCCCGGTGCTCGATCGCGTTCCGCAGACGCCGGAGGAACTCGAATCATTCCGCCAGGCGCTGCTGGAAAATCCATTGTTCATCAACCGCATTGTATCAAAGGACGGTACGGCGACAGCGATCTATATTCCCATCGATCCACAGGCGAACGGCAAGAAAATCGCCGATCAAATCAAAAAACTACTGCCAAAGGATTTCGGTGGCGACCAGTTTTATCTGGCGGGCGACCCGATTGCACGGGACACCTTTGGTGCGGAGATGTTCCGGCAAATGGGCCTGTTCTCGCCGATCGCCGGCATGGTGATGTGTCTTGCGCTATGGCTGATGTTTCGCAGTGTCCTGCTGGTGGTCGCTAATATGGCCGCCGCGATGGTCGGCATTGTCTGGTGCATGGGTTTGCTGATCGGCCTTGGTTATCCGGTTCACATCATGAGTTCAATGGCTCCGGTTTTTCTTATGGCGATAGCGACGGATAGTGTGCATATATTCAACGAGTTCGCCTTCCGCTTTGACGAATTGAAGGACAAGCGGCGGGCGATCCTTGAGACGATGAAGGCGGTCGCCTCGCCCTTGTTTTTTTCCGACATTACCACCGCTGTGGGCTTTGCCGCGCTGGCCACCGCCACCATCGTGCCGGTAAGAATATTCGGGCTGGTGGTCGCATTCGGAACACTGGTGATTCTGTTGATGAGTTTCACGCTGGTGCCGGCCATTCTGGCGCTTTTGCGGGAGGATCGTATTTCGGCGATTTCGGCGCACGCGGATTTGAGCCATGAGAGTGCGAGCGCGGTGCTCTCGAAGCTGGGCGAGTTCTGTATCCGCTACGCAAGACCGATCGCTTTAGCGGGCGCGGTATTTCTGGTGGTCGCGTGCGTCGGCATGTCCCGAATCGTGGTCAACAACAATATGGTGCATTGGTTCAAGGCCAGCAGTGAACTGCGTACGGCGGACCGCGTCATGAATGAGCGGCTGGGCGGCACTTCCACGGGCTACCTCGTCGTCCAGGGAGCGGGCGAAGACGCCATCAAGGATCCCGCCATGCTGCGTGGCATCGAGCGGCTCCAGCGTGAACTGGAAAAGGACCCACTCGTCGGCAAGACCTTTTCAGTGGCGGACTACGTCAAGCGGATCAACCGCGTTCTGCATGATGATAATCCGGTATACGAGAAAATTCCGGATCAGACGGAGGAGATTGGCCAGTACCTTTTCCTTTTTGGTAGTTCTGCCAAACCGAGCGATCTGGATAACGTGGTGGATTATCCGTTTCAACAGGCTAACATTTATCTGCAACTCAAACGGTGGGATGCGGGTGTGATGCGGCAGATTATCGCCCGGACGGAAGCGTGGCTGGCGGAGAACCCGCTGCCCGCCGGTGCGCAGATCAAACCAGCCGGCGTCGCCTATTTCAATCTGGTCTGGAGCGATGAGGTGTTGTGGGGCATGCTGAAAAGTTTCCTGGCTGGCCTCGTGATCGTGTTGGCGCTACTGGTGTTCAAGACCCGCTCGCTCCTCTGGGGCGTGCTGACATTCCTGCCGCTGCTTTTCACGATCGCGTTGATTTACGGCGTTGTCGGACTGATCGGGAAGGATTTCGACATGCCCGTGGCTGTGCTCTCGACGCTCTCGCTCGGCATGGCGATTGATTTCGCCATCCACTTTGTATTCCGTTTCCGGCGGCGTTACCGCGAACGCCCTCTGTTGCGCGAGGCGCTCATCTGGACGGTGGCCAGGCCGGGTAAAGGCATCTTTCTCAACGCAGTGCTTTTTGCGCTCGGTTTTGCTGTGATGGTTTTCGCGGATTTGACTCCCTACATCACGGTCGGCGTATTCATGGCCGCCATCATGCTGCTTTCGGCGCTGATGAGCGTGATCTATCTGCCGGGGCTTATCCACATTTTCCGCCGCTGGCTATTGAAAGAGGAAAAATCATAGGAAGGGGACGAATATGTACATGGAACGATACTTGCGAGGAATCGCCGGAATTCTCGTATTGGCATCTCTGCTTCTTGGCAATCTCTTATCGGAGTGGTGGCTGCTGCTTGGGGTCTTTGTTGGATTCAACCTGCTCCAGTCGGCGTTTTCCAATTGGTGCCCTATGAAGTCAGTTCTCCGGCTCTTCGGGGTTAGGAGTTGCGAGGAAGAACTGACCCATATTCGCGAAAGGAACGCACCATGAAGAACAACGTTGTACGGACATTATTGGCGGGGTGCATTTGGATGTCTCTGGCCGTCTTAGTGGAAGCCCAAGCTTCTAACCGGCCAAATGAGCATGGAATGGCGGCCACGGCGATACTGGAAAAATCCCAACAGGCATTTAATGCCGCCGGCGCCGACATGAAAGCCGAGGTGTCCATGGTGCTGACTGCCGAAAACGGCAAGAAACGGACCCGTGCATTAACCATGCTTCGTCTGAACATGCCCGGCGGAGCGGAACAGAAATATTTCCTCTATTTCAGAGAGCCATCCGACGTCCGCCGGATGACGTTCCTGGTCTGGAAATATCCAGAGAAAGAGGACGACCGCTGGATTTATATCCCCGCCGTGGACCTCGTCCGCCGTGTGGCCACGACGGACAAGCGCTCAAGCTTTGTCGGGTCGGATTTCACATATGAGGATATTTCCGGCCGAGACATAAGCACGGACACGCATAAATTTATCCGTGAGGAGAAACTGAATGACAGCGGCTGCTATGTCATCGAAAGCGCGCCCAAGGAAACGATCGACTACGTAAGGCGCGTCGCGTGGATCGACAAGATCACTTTTTTGCCTCTCAAAGAGGAATATTATGACCTGCAAAATGAATTGGCGCGCGTTTTCACAGCCGACAAAATCGAGCAGGTCGCGGCCGGCGGAGACGGCCATGCTATCCCGACCGTTACGGTGCGAACCATGAAAAATGTAAAGAGTGGACATCGCACGGAAGTGGCCTACAGATCGGTATCGTACAACATCGGCTTGACCGATGAAATTTTCACCGAACGCTATCTACGCCGCCCAATTTCGAAATGGATACAATGAAAATGGGAAGGATGGTTCGTTTTGCGCTTGCCGCCTGCTGGCTGGCCAGCGGCATGGCTCACGGGGTCGAGCCGCAGGTGAACGGTTTCGCCGAATGGCGTGGCGGTTTGCGCCTCC
This genomic interval from Candidatus Latescibacter sp. contains the following:
- a CDS encoding outer membrane lipoprotein-sorting protein; the encoded protein is MAATAILEKSQQAFNAAGADMKAEVSMVLTAENGKKRTRALTMLRLNMPGGAEQKYFLYFREPSDVRRMTFLVWKYPEKEDDRWIYIPAVDLVRRVATTDKRSSFVGSDFTYEDISGRDISTDTHKFIREEKLNDSGCYVIESAPKETIDYVRRVAWIDKITFLPLKEEYYDLQNELARVFTADKIEQVAAGGDGHAIPTVTVRTMKNVKSGHRTEVAYRSVSYNIGLTDEIFTERYLRRPISKWIQ
- a CDS encoding MMPL family transporter; this encodes MLERITLFAINRPWTVIAAVLMLTALFGIQFGKIKIDTDPKHMLPETSAVRQYNDQVERDFALHADVLVLGIVNNGGVVNTTSLSRIAGLTHEIQKISGVISRDVTSFSTIDNINVREGNLIVRPVLDRVPQTPEELESFRQALLENPLFINRIVSKDGTATAIYIPIDPQANGKKIADQIKKLLPKDFGGDQFYLAGDPIARDTFGAEMFRQMGLFSPIAGMVMCLALWLMFRSVLLVVANMAAAMVGIVWCMGLLIGLGYPVHIMSSMAPVFLMAIATDSVHIFNEFAFRFDELKDKRRAILETMKAVASPLFFSDITTAVGFAALATATIVPVRIFGLVVAFGTLVILLMSFTLVPAILALLREDRISAISAHADLSHESASAVLSKLGEFCIRYARPIALAGAVFLVVACVGMSRIVVNNNMVHWFKASSELRTADRVMNERLGGTSTGYLVVQGAGEDAIKDPAMLRGIERLQRELEKDPLVGKTFSVADYVKRINRVLHDDNPVYEKIPDQTEEIGQYLFLFGSSAKPSDLDNVVDYPFQQANIYLQLKRWDAGVMRQIIARTEAWLAENPLPAGAQIKPAGVAYFNLVWSDEVLWGMLKSFLAGLVIVLALLVFKTRSLLWGVLTFLPLLFTIALIYGVVGLIGKDFDMPVAVLSTLSLGMAIDFAIHFVFRFRRRYRERPLLREALIWTVARPGKGIFLNAVLFALGFAVMVFADLTPYITVGVFMAAIMLLSALMSVIYLPGLIHIFRRWLLKEEKS
- a CDS encoding DUF2892 domain-containing protein; protein product: MYMERYLRGIAGILVLASLLLGNLLSEWWLLLGVFVGFNLLQSAFSNWCPMKSVLRLFGVRSCEEELTHIRERNAP